The proteins below come from a single Buchnera aphidicola (Thelaxes californica) genomic window:
- a CDS encoding 2-oxoglutarate dehydrogenase E1 component, which translates to MTTQNITFWKNSSCLCHHNLKYLEEYYSKYIIDVNKKKINDCDHIKNTKHIFMKEKKIFLEQDWLNIINFFRFYGHNYSNINPLHNSVKQKDIDLKYCDNNIPLNFNEKILKNFFLNFRSAYPILKKPLDILKKIYCSNIGVEFLHINNEQEIQWICERFEKNPLKNFFSLSEKKRFLQQIIKAESFEKYLNSQFPGAKRFSLEGCDVLIPLLQYVITFSKKNNIKEIAIGMSHRGRLNVLSNVFKKNILNIIAEFSGKNCNSTFSGDVKYHLGYIRKIFLNYKNSISIILKHNPSHLELIYPVLLGTVKSHLEKKNYHDTNNILPIIIHGDAAITGQGVVQESLNMSQTKSFGVGGIIHIILNNQIGFTTSKCNELRSTKYCTDIAKMIYAPIFHVNADDVESVIFIIQTALMFRLKFKKDVFIDLISYRRNGHNETDEPTVTQPMMYKKIKAHPSVSIIYSNKLMCDNIITTNFLEQEQKKYFDNIQKKIQNNNINNFSKNLLEKYKLNQKFQKKINIQILKNLLISANTIPSNIHIHPLVKKIIQHRYSLIKKNYIDWALAEILAYATLLYSGISCRLSGQDINRGTFFHRHIDIHDQLNGSIYTPLNNIKNVSGKFYSNNSVLSEESVLGFEYGYSSNQNHTLTIWEAQFGDFVNGAQNIIDQFIVSGVDKWGEVSNLIMLLPHGYEGQGPEHSSARVERFLQLCANSNIELCIPTTASQIFHIIYKQIFKKNMNPVIVMTPKSMLRNISTYSKIDDLLKNTFLNIIPEMQDNNIKNVIRLIFCCGKIYYELMNANKENKYISIIRIERLYPFPEKEIEICIKKYHINCEIIWCQEEPKNQGAWSYISIHFNNILNRLCVSKTIQYIGRIESASTATGYFNIHEKEQLSIINEAIHIIKKKD; encoded by the coding sequence ATGACTACTCAAAATATTACTTTTTGGAAAAATTCTTCTTGTTTATGTCATCATAATTTAAAATATTTAGAAGAATATTATTCTAAATATATTATAGATGTTAATAAAAAAAAAATAAATGATTGTGATCATATTAAAAATACAAAACATATTTTTATGAAAGAAAAAAAAATTTTTTTGGAACAAGATTGGTTAAATATAATTAATTTTTTTCGTTTTTATGGTCATAATTATTCCAATATAAACCCTTTACATAATAGTGTAAAACAAAAAGATATTGATCTTAAATATTGTGATAATAATATTCCATTAAATTTTAACGAAAAGATATTAAAAAATTTTTTTTTAAATTTTCGTTCTGCTTATCCTATATTAAAAAAACCATTAGATATTTTAAAAAAAATTTACTGTTCTAATATAGGAGTAGAATTTTTACATATTAATAATGAACAAGAAATTCAATGGATTTGTGAACGTTTTGAAAAAAATCCTTTAAAAAATTTTTTTAGTTTGTCAGAAAAAAAAAGATTTTTACAACAAATAATTAAAGCAGAAAGTTTCGAAAAATATTTAAATTCTCAATTTCCTGGTGCTAAACGTTTTTCTTTAGAGGGGTGTGATGTTTTAATTCCTTTATTACAATATGTTATTACATTTTCTAAAAAAAATAATATAAAAGAAATTGCAATAGGAATGTCTCATAGAGGTCGTTTAAATGTTTTGTCAAATGTGTTTAAAAAAAATATATTAAATATTATTGCAGAATTTTCTGGAAAAAATTGTAATAGCACTTTTAGTGGAGATGTGAAATATCATTTAGGTTATATAAGAAAAATTTTTTTAAATTATAAAAATAGCATTTCTATTATATTAAAACATAATCCTTCTCATTTAGAATTAATTTATCCAGTTCTACTAGGTACAGTCAAATCACATCTTGAAAAAAAAAATTATCATGATACGAATAATATTTTACCTATTATTATTCATGGAGATGCAGCAATTACTGGTCAAGGTGTAGTTCAAGAATCTTTAAATATGTCACAAACTAAATCTTTTGGAGTAGGTGGTATTATACACATTATCTTAAATAATCAAATTGGGTTTACAACATCCAAATGTAATGAATTAAGATCTACAAAATATTGTACCGATATTGCAAAAATGATTTACGCACCAATATTTCATGTAAATGCTGATGATGTAGAATCTGTTATATTTATTATACAAACTGCTTTAATGTTTCGTCTCAAATTTAAAAAAGATGTATTTATAGATTTAATTTCTTATCGTAGAAATGGACATAATGAAACAGATGAACCTACAGTTACTCAACCTATGATGTATAAAAAAATTAAAGCACATCCTTCTGTAAGTATAATTTATAGCAATAAATTAATGTGTGATAATATTATTACAACAAATTTTTTAGAACAAGAACAAAAAAAATATTTTGATAATATACAAAAAAAAATTCAAAATAATAATATAAATAATTTTTCGAAAAATTTATTAGAAAAATATAAATTAAATCAAAAATTCCAAAAAAAAATTAATATACAGATTTTAAAAAATTTATTAATTTCAGCAAATACTATACCTTCCAATATTCATATTCACCCTTTAGTCAAAAAAATAATTCAACATAGATATTCTTTAATTAAAAAAAATTATATAGATTGGGCTTTAGCAGAAATTTTAGCATATGCAACATTATTATATTCAGGTATATCATGTCGATTATCTGGTCAAGATATTAATCGCGGGACATTTTTTCATCGTCATATTGATATTCATGATCAATTAAATGGTTCTATTTATACTCCTTTAAACAATATTAAAAATGTTTCAGGGAAATTTTATTCTAATAATTCTGTTTTATCAGAAGAATCCGTTTTAGGTTTTGAATATGGTTATAGCTCTAATCAAAATCATACTTTAACTATTTGGGAAGCTCAATTTGGAGATTTTGTTAATGGTGCTCAGAATATTATTGATCAATTTATTGTAAGTGGGGTTGATAAATGGGGGGAAGTAAGTAATTTAATTATGCTTTTACCACATGGTTATGAAGGACAAGGTCCTGAGCATTCTTCTGCAAGAGTTGAAAGATTTTTACAATTATGTGCTAATTCTAATATAGAATTATGTATTCCAACTACTGCTTCACAAATTTTTCATATAATTTATAAACAAATATTTAAAAAAAATATGAATCCTGTGATAGTAATGACTCCTAAATCTATGTTAAGAAACATCTCAACATATTCAAAAATAGATGATTTATTAAAAAATACTTTTTTAAATATTATCCCTGAAATGCAAGATAATAACATTAAAAATGTTATAAGATTAATTTTTTGTTGTGGAAAAATTTATTACGAATTAATGAATGCTAACAAAGAAAATAAATATATATCTATAATTAGAATTGAACGATTATATCCTTTTCCTGAAAAGGAAATTGAAATATGTATAAAAAAATATCATATTAATTGTGAAATAATATGGTGCCAAGAAGAACCTAAAAACCAAGGAGCGTGGTCATATATTTCAATACATTTTAATAATATATTAAATCGTTTATGTGTTTCAAAAACAATTCAATATATTGGAAGAATTGAATCAGCTTCTACTGCAACAGGATATTTCAACATTCATGAAAAAGAACAATTATCTATTATTAATGAAGCAATTCATATAATTAAGAAAAAGGATTGA
- the rpsA gene encoding 30S ribosomal protein S1 — protein sequence MIESFSNLFKESLKTINTKPGSIIQGTIISIEKDTVLVDAGLKSESNIPIEQFKDAQGKLEIQIGDIVDVALDAVEDGFGSTLLSREKAKRHESWIILEKAYKDAINIKGLINGKVKGGFTVELNDIRAFLPGSLVDVRPIRDSVNLEGQELEFKVIKLDKKRNNVVVSRRAVIEYENSAERDQLLQNLKEGINLTGIVKNLTDYGAFVDLGGVDGLLHITDMAWKRVKHPSEIVNIGDEIQVKILKFDKERTRVSLGLKQLGEDPWVAISTKYPEGIKIDGRVTNLTDYGCFVEIQEGVEGLVHVSEMDWTNKNIHPSKLVNINETVKVMVLDIDEDRRRISLGLKQCKNNPWKEFLEENKKGSHVQGKIKSITDFGIFVGLPKGIDGLIHLSDISWTETGEKLIDNYKKGEDITAVVLQVDAERERISLGLKHLKEDPLNKFFILHKKKNKIIGTIVLISEKNNQIILSLENGVRGIITLNTEILLKHYENKKKLSINDFKIGQKIEVMIHNIDKKNRIINVIYVPQNNDKKKIQTKKLKTEINIAESKKNGNNIMTEAFKAAQVTE from the coding sequence ATGATAGAATCTTTTTCGAATTTATTTAAAGAATCATTAAAAACGATTAATACTAAACCAGGATCAATTATTCAAGGAACAATTATTTCTATTGAAAAAGATACTGTATTAGTAGATGCAGGGTTAAAATCAGAATCAAATATACCTATTGAACAATTTAAAGATGCACAAGGTAAATTGGAAATACAAATAGGAGATATTGTTGATGTTGCATTGGATGCTGTAGAAGATGGTTTTGGTTCCACTTTATTATCACGAGAAAAAGCTAAAAGACATGAATCATGGATTATTTTAGAAAAAGCTTATAAAGATGCTATTAATATTAAAGGTTTAATTAATGGAAAAGTTAAAGGAGGTTTTACTGTTGAATTAAATGATATACGTGCTTTTTTACCTGGTTCTCTAGTAGATGTAAGACCTATCAGAGACTCAGTTAATTTAGAGGGTCAAGAATTAGAATTTAAAGTTATTAAATTAGATAAAAAAAGAAATAATGTAGTGGTTTCTAGAAGAGCCGTTATAGAATATGAAAATAGTGCAGAACGTGATCAATTATTACAGAACTTAAAAGAAGGAATAAATTTAACAGGGATAGTTAAAAATTTAACAGATTATGGGGCATTTGTAGATTTAGGTGGAGTAGATGGATTATTACACATTACAGATATGGCTTGGAAAAGAGTAAAACATCCAAGTGAAATTGTAAATATAGGAGATGAAATACAAGTTAAAATATTAAAATTTGATAAAGAAAGAACGCGAGTGTCTTTAGGTTTAAAACAACTTGGAGAAGATCCTTGGGTTGCTATTTCGACAAAATATCCAGAAGGAATTAAAATTGATGGAAGAGTTACAAATTTAACAGATTATGGATGTTTTGTAGAAATTCAGGAAGGAGTTGAAGGATTAGTACATGTTTCTGAAATGGATTGGACTAATAAAAATATTCACCCTTCTAAGTTAGTTAACATTAATGAAACAGTTAAAGTAATGGTATTAGATATTGATGAAGATAGAAGACGTATTTCTCTTGGTTTAAAACAATGTAAAAATAATCCTTGGAAAGAGTTTTTAGAAGAAAATAAAAAAGGAAGTCATGTTCAAGGAAAAATTAAATCTATTACAGATTTCGGAATTTTTGTTGGTTTACCTAAAGGAATTGATGGATTAATACATTTATCTGATATTTCATGGACAGAAACAGGAGAAAAATTAATTGACAATTATAAAAAAGGAGAAGATATTACTGCTGTAGTTCTACAAGTTGACGCAGAAAGAGAAAGAATTTCTTTAGGTTTAAAACATCTTAAAGAAGATCCTTTAAATAAATTTTTTATTTTACATAAGAAAAAAAATAAAATTATAGGCACAATTGTTTTAATTTCAGAAAAAAATAATCAAATAATATTATCATTAGAAAATGGTGTTCGAGGAATAATAACGTTAAATACTGAAATTTTATTAAAACATTATGAAAATAAAAAAAAATTAAGTATTAATGATTTTAAAATTGGTCAAAAAATTGAAGTAATGATCCACAATATTGATAAAAAAAATAGAATCATTAACGTAATTTATGTTCCTCAAAACAATGATAAAAAAAAAATACAAACAAAAAAATTAAAAACTGAAATAAATATTGCAGAATCGAAAAAAAATGGTAATAATATTATGACTGAAGCATTTAAAGCTGCTCAAGTTACAGAATAA
- a CDS encoding Nif3-like dinuclear metal center hexameric protein: MNNFLLESLINEKLNSNIFQDVVPNGLQIEGKSEIQKILCAVTACQAVLDIAVLEKYDAIIVHHGYFWKNEDNIIKGIKRNRLKTILSNDINLYCWHLPLDDHKTLGNNVQIAKQLQIKIFGKIAPYVLWGKFDIPILACDLKQKITKVFGRIPFHCGGQYNKKIKTIAWCSGKGQNFINIAANSKMDAFLTGEVSEETVHIAKENNMHFFSAGHHATECAGIQYLGSWIKKKYNLNVNFINIFNPI, encoded by the coding sequence ATGAATAATTTTTTATTAGAATCATTAATTAATGAAAAGTTGAATAGTAATATTTTTCAAGATGTAGTTCCTAATGGACTACAAATAGAAGGAAAAAGTGAAATACAAAAAATATTGTGTGCAGTCACAGCTTGTCAAGCAGTTTTAGATATAGCTGTATTAGAAAAATATGATGCAATAATAGTACATCATGGATATTTTTGGAAAAATGAAGACAATATTATTAAAGGTATTAAACGTAATCGTTTAAAAACTATTTTATCTAACGATATTAATTTATATTGTTGGCATCTTCCCCTAGATGATCATAAAACATTAGGTAATAATGTTCAAATCGCTAAACAATTACAAATAAAAATTTTTGGTAAAATTGCTCCATATGTATTATGGGGAAAATTTGATATACCAATTTTAGCTTGTGATCTAAAACAAAAAATAACAAAAGTATTTGGTAGAATACCTTTTCATTGTGGTGGACAATATAATAAAAAAATTAAAACAATTGCTTGGTGTTCAGGTAAAGGTCAAAATTTTATTAATATAGCAGCTAACTCTAAAATGGATGCTTTTTTAACAGGAGAAGTATCAGAAGAAACTGTACATATTGCAAAAGAAAATAACATGCACTTTTTTTCTGCAGGACATCATGCTACAGAATGTGCAGGAATTCAATATTTAGGATCATGGATTAAAAAAAAATATAATCTTAATGTAAATTTTATAAATATTTTTAATCCAATTTAG
- the gpmA gene encoding 2,3-diphosphoglycerate-dependent phosphoglycerate mutase, producing MSHQNLILIRHGESLWNQKNQFTGWRDIDLSQKGEQEALQAAMLLKKHNFKFDCSYTSVLKRAIHSLWIILKNIQHSWIPVKKDWKLNERHYGILEGLNKKAVELKYGTEQMHQWRRSFTICPPKISETNVFFPGNDCRYNNIPKSLIPTSESLKDTMKRVVTYWNTTILPEIKKDKKILIVAHGNSLRSLIKYLANINDNEIEKIELNTGVPIVYEFDSTYQPKKYYTL from the coding sequence ATGTCCCATCAAAATTTAATATTAATTCGACATGGAGAAAGTTTATGGAATCAAAAAAATCAGTTTACTGGTTGGAGAGACATTGATCTATCTCAAAAAGGGGAACAAGAAGCATTACAAGCTGCTATGTTATTAAAAAAACATAATTTTAAATTTGATTGTAGTTATACTTCTGTATTAAAAAGAGCTATTCATAGTTTGTGGATTATATTAAAAAATATACAACATTCTTGGATTCCAGTAAAAAAAGATTGGAAATTAAATGAAAGACATTACGGTATATTAGAAGGTTTAAATAAAAAAGCAGTAGAATTAAAATATGGAACAGAGCAAATGCATCAATGGCGTCGTAGTTTTACCATATGTCCTCCTAAAATATCAGAAACAAATGTTTTTTTTCCAGGTAATGATTGTCGATACAATAATATTCCAAAAAGTTTAATACCAACATCAGAAAGCTTAAAGGACACAATGAAAAGAGTAGTTACGTATTGGAATACAACAATTTTACCTGAAATTAAAAAAGATAAAAAAATATTAATTGTTGCACATGGAAATTCTTTAAGATCTTTAATTAAATATTTAGCAAATATTAATGATAATGAAATTGAAAAAATAGAATTAAATACTGGAGTTCCTATTGTTTATGAATTTGATTCTACTTATCAACCAAAAAAATATTATACTTTATAA
- the pfkA gene encoding 6-phosphofructokinase, translating into MIKTIGVLTSGGDAPGMNAAIRGVVRSGISESLVMYGIYDGYLGLYNDKMVILDRYSVSDIINKGGTFLGSARFSGFLDEKKRLIAINNMKKKNIDALIIIGGDGSYSGALCLTKMNFPCICIPSTIDNDISGTDYTIGYSTALETIVQAIDRLRDTSSSHQRITIIEVMGRNCGDLTISAAIAGGCEFVILPELPYNKQELLDTIQCGIKNGKKHAIIVVTEYMCNTFQLAKYIENKTGRETRATILGHLQRGGSPVAYDRILASRMGAYSIELLLSGYKQHCIGIKNEKLIHYKIQDALTNIEKSSKYQLLKVAQKLY; encoded by the coding sequence ATGATTAAAACAATAGGAGTATTAACAAGTGGAGGAGATGCTCCTGGAATGAATGCAGCTATAAGAGGTGTAGTGCGATCTGGAATTAGTGAAAGTTTAGTTATGTATGGAATTTATGATGGATACTTAGGATTATATAATGATAAAATGGTGATTTTAGATAGATATAGTGTATCTGATATAATTAATAAAGGTGGAACTTTTTTAGGTTCTGCAAGATTTTCAGGTTTTTTAGATGAAAAAAAAAGATTAATAGCAATTAATAATATGAAAAAAAAAAATATTGATGCCCTTATTATTATAGGAGGTGATGGTTCTTATTCTGGAGCTCTTTGTTTAACAAAGATGAATTTTCCGTGTATTTGTATACCAAGTACAATTGATAACGATATTTCAGGAACAGACTATACTATCGGTTATAGTACAGCATTAGAAACCATTGTACAGGCAATTGATCGATTAAGAGATACATCTTCTTCTCACCAAAGAATTACAATTATTGAAGTAATGGGGAGAAATTGTGGTGATTTAACTATTTCTGCCGCTATTGCAGGAGGATGTGAATTTGTAATTTTACCAGAATTACCATATAACAAACAAGAATTATTAGATACAATACAATGCGGCATAAAAAATGGTAAAAAACATGCAATTATAGTTGTTACAGAGTATATGTGTAATACTTTTCAATTAGCAAAATATATTGAAAATAAAACTGGTCGTGAAACTAGAGCAACAATTTTAGGACATTTACAAAGAGGAGGTAGTCCTGTAGCTTATGATCGTATTTTAGCATCCAGAATGGGAGCTTATTCTATTGAATTACTATTATCAGGATATAAACAACATTGTATTGGAATTAAAAACGAAAAATTAATTCATTACAAAATTCAAGATGCTTTAACAAATATAGAAAAATCTTCTAAATATCAGTTATTAAAAGTTGCACAAAAATTGTATTAA
- the sucB gene encoding dihydrolipoyllysine-residue succinyltransferase — MSKKIEIYSPVLPESVINATVSTWYKKVGDKIKYNDILLDLETDKVILEIPAPQDGILYKIIKPAGATVVSKDILGLLNVETNTIHDVALIRHQKHKKIENNQVLTLSITPSARRLINTYDISIKNLRKICKDKKITSAIVEKYIRNQLNSKQNISFKNCNQINIPQQNLKNDKKTQRIPMSPMRQSICERLLQSKNSTVMLTTFQEINMQHIIQLREKYQNDFQEKNLVKLGFMSFYVKAITECLKQFPEINASIEGKDIIYYKYFDISIAVSTKKGLITPILKNTDNLSMSEIEKKIKSFVIKANEGKLKIEELIGGNFTISNGGVFGSLFSTPIINPPQSAILGIHTIKKRPVVINNMIKIMPMMYAALTYDHRIVDGKEAISFLKMFKNILEDYSRISLNI, encoded by the coding sequence ATGAGTAAAAAAATAGAAATTTACTCTCCTGTTTTACCTGAATCTGTTATTAATGCAACTGTTTCAACATGGTATAAAAAAGTTGGAGATAAAATAAAATATAATGATATTCTATTAGATTTAGAAACAGATAAAGTTATTTTAGAAATTCCAGCTCCTCAAGATGGAATTTTATATAAAATTATAAAACCTGCAGGAGCAACAGTAGTATCAAAAGATATATTAGGATTATTAAATGTTGAAACAAATACTATACACGATGTAGCTCTTATAAGACATCAAAAACACAAAAAAATAGAAAATAATCAAGTCTTAACATTAAGTATTACTCCGAGCGCAAGACGTTTAATTAATACATATGATATTTCTATAAAAAATTTACGAAAAATATGTAAAGATAAAAAAATCACAAGTGCAATTGTAGAAAAATATATTAGAAATCAATTAAATTCTAAACAAAACATATCGTTTAAAAATTGTAATCAAATAAATATACCTCAACAAAATTTGAAAAATGATAAAAAAACTCAGCGTATACCTATGTCTCCTATGCGTCAAAGTATCTGTGAAAGATTGTTACAAAGTAAAAATTCCACAGTAATGTTAACTACTTTTCAAGAAATCAATATGCAGCATATAATACAATTAAGAGAAAAATATCAAAATGATTTTCAAGAAAAAAATTTAGTAAAATTAGGATTTATGTCATTTTATGTTAAAGCAATAACAGAATGTTTAAAGCAATTTCCAGAAATTAATGCTTCCATTGAAGGAAAAGATATAATTTATTATAAATATTTTGACATTAGTATAGCAGTTTCTACTAAAAAAGGATTAATTACTCCGATTTTAAAAAATACTGATAATTTAAGTATGAGCGAAATTGAAAAAAAAATAAAAAGTTTTGTTATTAAAGCAAATGAAGGAAAATTAAAAATTGAAGAATTAATCGGAGGAAATTTTACTATCAGTAATGGAGGGGTTTTTGGTTCTTTATTTTCCACTCCTATTATTAACCCCCCTCAATCTGCAATTTTGGGAATTCATACTATTAAGAAACGTCCTGTAGTAATAAATAACATGATAAAAATTATGCCTATGATGTATGCTGCTTTAACTTATGATCATAGAATAGTAGATGGAAAAGAAGCGATTAGCTTTTTAAAAATGTTTAAAAATATATTAGAAGATTATTCACGAATAAGTTTAAATATTTAG
- the tpiA gene encoding triose-phosphate isomerase — protein MKKTIIANWKLNGNKKIITDFLLNVHRHLTKTELNSVNIVIAFPQIYLCLVKHIINDLDLNIHLCSQDVSYNSIGAFTGEVSIHMLKENFVKYVIVGHSERRNFHNENNNIILKKFIKVKESELIPILCVGENLKEKEMKQTELVLKQQITKILDELGNTAFDNTIIAYEPVWAIGTGKSASIEEVINIHKFIKKYIQYYTNNSIQSLSIYYGGSVNEKNIKMLSQQKDVDGLLVGNSSLNSEIFIKMIKNMIY, from the coding sequence ATGAAAAAAACAATAATTGCAAATTGGAAATTAAACGGAAATAAAAAAATAATTACTGATTTTTTGTTAAATGTACACAGACATTTAACTAAAACAGAGTTAAATTCTGTAAATATTGTTATTGCTTTTCCACAAATTTATTTATGTTTAGTTAAACATATAATAAATGATTTAGATTTAAATATTCATTTATGTTCACAAGATGTTAGTTACAATTCTATTGGAGCTTTTACTGGAGAAGTTTCAATACATATGCTAAAAGAAAATTTTGTAAAATATGTTATTGTGGGTCATTCTGAACGTAGAAATTTTCATAATGAAAATAATAATATTATTTTAAAAAAATTTATTAAAGTTAAAGAATCGGAATTAATTCCAATTTTATGTGTTGGAGAAAATTTAAAAGAAAAAGAAATGAAACAAACAGAATTAGTTTTAAAACAACAAATAACTAAAATTTTAGATGAATTAGGTAATACAGCATTTGACAATACAATTATTGCATATGAACCTGTTTGGGCTATTGGAACAGGAAAGTCTGCATCTATAGAAGAAGTTATTAATATTCATAAATTTATTAAAAAATATATTCAATATTATACAAATAATTCCATACAATCTTTATCTATTTATTATGGTGGATCAGTAAATGAAAAAAATATTAAAATGTTATCACAACAAAAAGATGTTGATGGATTATTAGTAGGTAACTCTTCTTTAAATAGTGAAATATTTATTAAAATGATCAAAAACATGATCTATTAA